Proteins found in one Gardnerella vaginalis ATCC 14018 = JCM 11026 genomic segment:
- a CDS encoding FAD:protein FMN transferase has protein sequence MAIERALGTGIIISSSKPISQRVQKRIRAFVDEYESVLSRFRADSLVSRMACADDGGDFEFPEWAGPLFTLYSEFYAATHGAFDACIGADLLAFGYNNSVQFVPQSAVSAGKNENSSSDSWANYRRALPVTWGNISRDDGGTTLHTNQPVQLDFGAAGKGYFVDLVTQIIKEELSGDSPSNSDSRTDFDFLVNAGGDMRACFSEENNQIKVALENPFDTTQAVAVASIASGALCASSNARKCWKVKDASYLGKDASGFESNLIATHLINALDGIPACDLCASWVYIPAKTCDFPTAYADALATALFVSQENDLQKIVQTTSAEFAVMLPNKTLRKTRAFPAHFFAE, from the coding sequence ATGGCGATTGAGCGCGCGCTTGGAACGGGGATTATTATCTCTAGCAGCAAGCCGATTTCGCAGCGCGTGCAGAAGCGGATTCGCGCTTTTGTTGACGAGTACGAATCGGTGCTTTCGCGCTTTCGCGCGGATTCGCTTGTTTCGCGCATGGCTTGTGCGGATGATGGCGGCGATTTTGAGTTTCCAGAATGGGCTGGGCCACTTTTTACGCTTTATAGTGAGTTTTACGCTGCTACGCACGGCGCTTTCGACGCGTGTATTGGCGCGGATTTGCTTGCATTTGGTTACAACAATTCTGTGCAATTCGTTCCGCAATCGGCAGTTAGTGCAGGTAAGAATGAGAATAGTAGCAGTGACAGTTGGGCTAATTATCGCCGCGCTTTGCCAGTTACGTGGGGGAATATTTCGCGAGATGACGGCGGCACAACGCTTCACACGAATCAGCCAGTGCAGCTTGATTTTGGTGCAGCTGGAAAGGGCTATTTTGTAGATCTTGTAACACAGATTATTAAAGAGGAGCTTAGTGGCGATTCGCCTTCGAATAGCGATTCGCGTACCGATTTTGATTTTTTGGTTAACGCTGGCGGAGATATGCGCGCTTGTTTTAGCGAAGAGAATAATCAAATAAAAGTGGCTCTGGAAAATCCGTTTGACACAACTCAAGCAGTTGCAGTAGCATCAATCGCAAGCGGAGCGTTGTGTGCGTCATCTAATGCGAGAAAGTGTTGGAAAGTAAAAGATGCAAGTTACTTAGGCAAAGATGCAAGTGGCTTTGAGTCTAATTTAATTGCAACTCACTTGATTAATGCGCTTGATGGCATCCCTGCTTGCGATTTATGCGCAAGCTGGGTTTATATTCCTGCTAAAACTTGCGATTTCCCAACAGCTTATGCCGATGCGCTCGCAACTGCGTTGTTTGTATCGCAAGAAAACGATTTGCAAAAAATCGTGCAAACCACCAGTGCTGAGTTTGCTGTAATGCTGCCTAATAAAACGCTTCGCAAAACGCGTGCATTCCCAGCGCACTTTTTTGCGGAGTGA
- a CDS encoding Fic family protein yields MDYKTIRKIVAMSKSNAKPCDIAEEEYRLRIDNPVTYRSGIVFDGHEIFAMCVTDLVTYIDDIMRAEKIIEKAWNDLPWFAQREYLMQLIAKEVQNTNIIEGVHSTRKELSKALDAANEQNKHTRFSEFTKLFLELADSSECDTSIPQTLQDIRKIYDSIMQGELEANNIPDGEIFRSGKVSIRDGANNVVHDGDATEAEIQKHITELLHLMNSAEVPTLIKACMCHYAFESVHPFYDGNGRTGRFLLALQLHEQLSMPTVLSLSSIIYAEKSGYYAAFSKSQELFNCNDLTMFCCTILEYIKKAQSEVFENISVQLKHIIYCMGKLRELFPEEEISKVQREALSILLQNKLFSYNPTPMTRKQLSEYVGNAIDEKIGERKIVSALNGLIELEMVDSIGERPLRYELSKKANEMFA; encoded by the coding sequence ATGGATTACAAAACAATACGCAAAATAGTTGCGATGTCTAAAAGTAATGCAAAACCTTGTGATATTGCGGAAGAAGAATATCGATTGCGCATTGATAATCCTGTGACGTATCGTTCTGGAATCGTATTTGATGGCCATGAGATTTTTGCAATGTGTGTAACGGATCTTGTAACGTACATAGATGATATTATGCGCGCTGAAAAAATCATTGAAAAAGCGTGGAACGATTTGCCATGGTTTGCTCAACGCGAATATTTAATGCAACTTATAGCAAAAGAAGTGCAAAATACCAACATTATTGAAGGTGTTCACAGCACTAGAAAAGAGCTTTCCAAAGCACTTGATGCTGCAAACGAGCAGAATAAGCATACTCGTTTTAGTGAATTTACTAAGCTTTTTCTCGAGCTTGCGGATTCAAGTGAATGTGACACTTCGATTCCACAAACCTTGCAAGATATACGAAAAATCTACGACAGTATTATGCAGGGCGAATTAGAAGCAAATAATATTCCAGATGGTGAGATTTTTAGGAGTGGAAAAGTAAGTATTCGTGATGGTGCAAATAATGTAGTGCACGATGGCGATGCAACGGAAGCGGAAATTCAAAAGCATATAACTGAGTTATTGCATTTGATGAATAGTGCCGAAGTTCCAACGCTTATCAAGGCGTGCATGTGCCACTATGCTTTTGAGAGCGTGCATCCATTTTATGATGGAAACGGCAGAACTGGGCGGTTTTTGCTTGCTTTGCAATTGCATGAGCAGCTTTCAATGCCAACGGTTTTGAGCTTAAGCTCCATAATTTACGCAGAAAAATCTGGATACTATGCTGCTTTTTCTAAATCACAAGAACTGTTTAATTGCAATGATTTAACTATGTTTTGTTGCACAATATTGGAATATATTAAAAAAGCACAGAGCGAAGTGTTTGAGAATATTAGTGTGCAATTAAAGCACATTATTTACTGTATGGGTAAGCTGCGTGAGCTTTTCCCAGAGGAAGAAATTTCTAAAGTGCAGCGTGAAGCTCTGTCTATTTTGTTGCAAAATAAGCTTTTTTCGTATAATCCAACTCCAATGACTCGCAAGCAACTAAGCGAATACGTTGGTAATGCAATTGATGAGAAGATTGGTGAGAGAAAGATTGTGAGCGCGCTTAACGGTTTGATTGAGCTTGAAATGGTTGATTCTATTGGCGAACGCCCTCTTAGGTATGAGCTTTCTAAAAAAGCGAATGAAATGTTTGCGTGA
- a CDS encoding F0F1 ATP synthase subunit epsilon, whose protein sequence is MAEKQVKTLHVSVVAARHPVWEGDAKFVVIPSVNGAMGVLPGHEAVLALIDHGFVKVDDLKGVRHVFKVTDGFFSVDSDNITIAVEHSCNVDKDGNVLPNAKVI, encoded by the coding sequence ATGGCAGAAAAGCAAGTGAAAACGCTGCACGTTAGTGTGGTTGCAGCCAGGCATCCTGTTTGGGAAGGCGATGCCAAGTTTGTGGTTATTCCTTCTGTGAATGGCGCAATGGGTGTTCTTCCTGGGCATGAGGCTGTGCTTGCGTTGATTGATCACGGATTTGTAAAGGTTGACGATTTGAAGGGCGTTCGTCATGTTTTTAAGGTGACTGACGGATTCTTTTCTGTTGACTCAGACAATATTACTATTGCTGTTGAGCACAGTTGTAACGTTGATAAGGACGGCAATGTGTTGCCTAACGCTAAGGTGATTTAA
- the atpD gene encoding F0F1 ATP synthase subunit beta — translation MAEDQTTAPPEDAKEADPTAGRVTRVQGSVIDVEFPVGYLPDIYNALKVDINTVGNTEGDTVHEITLEVEQHLGDSTVRAVALKPTDGLVRGALVRDTGGPISVPVGDITKGHVFDVTGNILNAKPGENIEVTERWPIHRNPPAFDQLESKTQMFETGIKVIDLLTPYVQGGKIGLFGGAGVGKTVLIQEMIQRVAQNHGGVSVFAGVGERTREGNDLIGEMAEAGVLEKTALVFGQMDEPPGTRLRVPLTALTMAEYFRDVQNQDVLLFIDNIFRFTQAGSEVSTLLGRMPSAVGYQPNLADEMGALQERITSTRGHSITSLQAIYVPADDYTDPAPATTFTHLDATTELSRDIAAKGIYPAVDPLTSTSRILDPRYVGQAHYDCANRVKAILQRNKELQDIIALIGIDELGEEDKTTVSRARKIEQFLGQNFYVAEKFTGRPGSYVPADETIEAFTRICNGTYDEIPEQAFSGIGGIDDLERRWHDMKQEFGA, via the coding sequence ATGGCTGAAGATCAGACCACAGCACCTCCAGAAGATGCAAAGGAAGCCGATCCAACGGCTGGTCGCGTAACCCGTGTTCAGGGTTCCGTGATTGACGTTGAATTCCCAGTCGGCTATCTGCCAGATATTTACAATGCGCTCAAAGTGGATATCAACACCGTTGGAAACACGGAGGGAGATACTGTTCACGAGATTACATTGGAAGTTGAGCAGCATCTTGGTGATTCCACTGTGCGTGCAGTGGCTTTAAAGCCTACGGACGGCTTGGTCCGTGGTGCTTTAGTTAGAGACACTGGTGGACCAATTTCTGTGCCTGTTGGCGATATTACTAAGGGTCATGTTTTTGACGTAACTGGTAACATTTTGAACGCTAAGCCAGGCGAGAACATTGAGGTTACTGAAAGGTGGCCAATTCACCGCAACCCACCTGCTTTCGATCAGCTTGAGTCCAAGACTCAAATGTTTGAAACGGGTATTAAGGTTATCGATTTGCTTACGCCTTACGTTCAGGGAGGAAAGATTGGTCTGTTCGGCGGCGCAGGCGTTGGTAAAACCGTGTTGATTCAGGAGATGATTCAGCGCGTTGCACAGAATCACGGTGGTGTGTCTGTGTTTGCTGGCGTTGGCGAACGTACTCGTGAGGGTAACGATTTGATTGGCGAAATGGCTGAGGCTGGCGTTTTGGAGAAAACAGCGCTTGTCTTTGGTCAGATGGATGAGCCTCCTGGGACTCGTCTTCGCGTGCCTCTTACTGCTTTGACTATGGCTGAGTATTTCCGTGATGTTCAGAATCAGGATGTGTTGCTGTTTATCGACAACATCTTCCGCTTTACTCAGGCAGGTTCTGAGGTTTCTACGTTGCTTGGTCGTATGCCTTCTGCAGTTGGTTATCAGCCAAACTTGGCGGATGAAATGGGTGCGTTGCAGGAGCGCATTACTTCTACGCGTGGTCATTCTATTACGTCGCTTCAGGCTATTTACGTGCCTGCAGATGATTACACTGATCCTGCACCTGCAACAACATTTACACATTTGGATGCTACTACTGAGCTTTCGCGTGATATTGCGGCTAAGGGTATTTACCCAGCTGTGGATCCTTTGACTTCTACTTCGCGAATTCTTGATCCGCGTTATGTTGGTCAGGCTCATTACGATTGCGCTAATCGTGTGAAGGCTATTTTGCAGCGTAATAAGGAGCTTCAGGACATCATCGCTTTGATTGGTATTGATGAGCTTGGTGAGGAAGATAAGACCACTGTGAGCCGTGCTCGTAAGATTGAGCAGTTCCTTGGTCAGAACTTCTATGTGGCTGAAAAGTTCACTGGTCGTCCAGGTTCTTATGTTCCAGCTGATGAGACCATTGAGGCGTTTACGCGAATTTGCAATGGTACTTACGATGAGATTCCTGAGCAGGCGTTCTCTGGCATTGGTGGCATCGATGATCTTGAGCGTCGTTGGCACGATATGAAGCAAGAGTTTGGTGCGTGA
- a CDS encoding F0F1 ATP synthase subunit gamma produces MSSQLALKSRIISTQSLGKIFKAQEMIASSHIAKARDIALNAKPYSDAIFDAVQALVAHHEANIKHPIFGKERSGNRVAVLALTSDRGMAGAFTSSIIRETEALLAKLDAEGKHAELYVYGRRGATYYKYRNRDVAGTWEGSTDHPDVTIAERISDTLMDAYMTPEEDGGVSELYIVFTEFINMVRQKVRTLRMLPVELVPLKDGEEFAMHRPDYEAASGPSASLSSTGAVSAREEAVSRSNPDAVEYCFEPSPGEVLDAVLPKYIQSRIHECLLTSAASETASRQNAMHTATDNARNLVEDLTRKLNASRQASITQELTEIIGSADALNNEEE; encoded by the coding sequence ATGTCCTCCCAACTTGCATTGAAATCGAGAATTATTTCCACACAGTCTTTAGGTAAAATCTTTAAGGCTCAGGAAATGATTGCGTCTTCTCATATAGCAAAAGCGCGTGATATCGCTCTAAATGCTAAGCCTTATAGCGACGCAATTTTCGATGCCGTGCAGGCGTTGGTAGCTCATCATGAAGCGAATATTAAGCATCCTATTTTTGGTAAAGAGCGTTCGGGTAATCGCGTAGCCGTGTTGGCGTTAACTTCAGACCGTGGCATGGCTGGCGCGTTTACGTCTTCGATTATTCGAGAAACCGAGGCGTTGCTCGCAAAGTTGGATGCGGAAGGAAAGCACGCTGAGCTGTACGTGTATGGTCGCCGTGGCGCAACCTATTACAAGTATCGTAATCGCGATGTTGCAGGCACCTGGGAAGGGTCTACTGATCATCCTGATGTGACTATTGCGGAGCGAATTTCCGATACTTTAATGGATGCGTATATGACTCCAGAAGAAGATGGAGGAGTTTCGGAGCTTTACATTGTATTCACCGAGTTTATAAACATGGTGAGGCAGAAGGTTCGTACGCTGCGCATGCTTCCAGTTGAGCTGGTTCCTTTAAAGGACGGCGAAGAGTTTGCCATGCATCGTCCAGATTACGAGGCAGCTTCTGGTCCTTCGGCTTCGCTTTCGTCTACGGGTGCGGTTTCGGCTCGAGAAGAAGCGGTTAGCCGCAGCAATCCGGACGCTGTGGAATATTGCTTTGAGCCAAGTCCAGGCGAAGTGTTGGATGCGGTTTTGCCAAAGTATATTCAATCGCGTATACACGAATGCTTGCTTACTTCTGCTGCTTCCGAAACAGCTAGTCGACAGAATGCTATGCATACGGCTACAGATAACGCCCGCAATTTGGTGGAGGATTTGACAAGAAAGCTTAATGCTTCTCGCCAGGCTTCCATCACACAAGAACTTACCGAGATTATCGGCAGCGCTGATGCGCTGAATAATGAGGAGGAATAG
- the atpA gene encoding F0F1 ATP synthase subunit alpha — translation MAELSIDPALIRKALDGFVDSYKPADMPTQEVGYVVTAGDGIAHVAGLSGCMANELLTFENDTLGLAFNLDAHEIGVVILGDFTGIEEGQEVYRTGEVLSVPVGDAYLGRTVDPLGNPIDGLGAIECKERRILEAQAPDVIHRHPVDEPLSTGLKAIDAMTPIGRGQRQLIIGDRQTGKTAIAIDTIINQRTNWESGDPKKQVRCIYVAIGQKGSTIAAVRQSLEEAGAMKYTTIVASPASDSAGFKYIAPYTGSAIGQHWMYNGKHVLIVFDDLSKQAEAYRSISLLLRRPPGREAYPGDVFYLHSRLLERCAKLSDDMGGGSMTGLPIIETKANDVSAYIPTNVISITDGQIFLQSDLFNAGQRPAVDVGISVSRVGGAAQAKALKKVSGMLKISLARYKSLESFAMFASDLDAASKAQLTRGARLTELLKQKQFSPRSMEQEVVSVWAGTHGKLDDIPVKDVLRFESELLDYLDKGTDILQVIRDTEDFTKETESKLDAAIDDFRRMFKTSAGKPLIVKDSLPPAENPAPVEKEQLVAKPKSDNRESEGK, via the coding sequence ATGGCGGAACTATCTATTGATCCCGCCCTTATACGCAAGGCACTTGACGGGTTCGTTGACTCGTATAAGCCGGCAGACATGCCAACACAAGAAGTTGGTTATGTTGTTACGGCTGGTGACGGCATTGCGCACGTAGCTGGATTATCTGGCTGCATGGCAAACGAGCTTCTCACCTTCGAAAACGACACCCTTGGCTTAGCGTTTAACCTTGATGCTCACGAAATCGGCGTGGTTATTCTAGGCGATTTTACGGGCATTGAAGAAGGGCAGGAAGTTTACCGCACTGGCGAAGTGTTATCGGTGCCAGTGGGAGACGCCTATCTTGGTCGTACAGTAGACCCATTGGGTAATCCAATTGATGGTCTTGGTGCGATTGAATGCAAGGAGCGTCGTATTCTTGAAGCCCAGGCTCCAGACGTGATCCATCGTCACCCTGTGGACGAGCCTTTGTCTACTGGTTTAAAGGCAATTGACGCAATGACACCAATTGGCCGCGGTCAGCGTCAGTTGATTATTGGCGATCGTCAAACTGGTAAAACAGCAATCGCAATCGATACGATTATTAACCAGCGCACAAACTGGGAAAGTGGAGATCCAAAGAAGCAAGTCCGTTGCATTTACGTAGCAATCGGACAAAAGGGTTCAACAATCGCTGCTGTACGTCAAAGCCTCGAAGAAGCAGGCGCTATGAAGTACACAACAATCGTTGCAAGCCCAGCTTCGGATTCTGCAGGTTTTAAGTACATTGCGCCTTATACTGGTTCTGCAATCGGTCAGCATTGGATGTACAACGGCAAGCACGTTTTGATTGTTTTCGACGACTTGTCTAAGCAAGCAGAAGCATATCGTTCGATTTCTTTGCTTCTTCGTCGCCCACCTGGGCGTGAAGCGTATCCAGGCGATGTGTTCTATCTTCACTCTCGTCTGCTGGAAAGATGCGCAAAGCTTTCCGACGATATGGGCGGCGGCTCAATGACTGGCTTGCCAATTATTGAGACCAAGGCAAACGACGTTTCTGCATACATTCCAACCAACGTGATTTCTATCACCGATGGTCAGATCTTCTTGCAGTCCGATTTGTTCAACGCAGGTCAGCGTCCAGCAGTCGATGTTGGTATTTCCGTGTCTCGTGTTGGTGGCGCAGCTCAGGCTAAGGCTTTGAAGAAGGTCTCTGGCATGCTTAAGATTTCGCTGGCTCGTTACAAGTCTTTGGAATCCTTTGCAATGTTCGCTTCCGATTTGGATGCAGCTTCCAAAGCACAGCTCACTCGTGGCGCTCGTTTAACCGAGTTGCTTAAGCAGAAGCAGTTCTCGCCTCGTTCCATGGAGCAAGAGGTTGTTTCTGTGTGGGCTGGTACACACGGAAAGTTAGACGACATTCCTGTAAAAGATGTTTTGCGTTTTGAAAGCGAATTATTGGATTATCTCGATAAGGGAACCGACATTTTGCAAGTGATTCGCGATACTGAAGATTTCACTAAAGAAACAGAATCGAAGCTTGATGCTGCAATTGACGACTTCCGTAGGATGTTTAAGACTTCTGCAGGTAAGCCTTTGATTGTTAAGGATTCTCTGCCTCCAGCTGAAAACCCTGCTCCAGTTGAAAAAGAGCAGCTTGTTGCAAAGCCGAAGTCGGATAATCGTGAATCTGAGGGGAAGTAG
- a CDS encoding F0F1 ATP synthase subunit delta, translating to MPEKASRVSENLSRSSLAQAISDAHDEAQRISDELSTMMDTLEKYPELSDAITDPNRSSEDKSRLIDELIGGKAHPVVLRIMHYLVGTWHGGAESGKTGSFGGAWSGFEREAGETLVTVTTAQPLTDKQIKRLIEIYSNKLGHRAYINPIVDPNVLGGMRIRIGDQVTDRTMLMQLKQLQRSARNGAWTQAVK from the coding sequence ATGCCAGAAAAGGCATCGCGAGTAAGCGAAAACTTATCGCGTTCTTCGCTTGCGCAAGCCATTTCAGATGCTCATGACGAAGCTCAGCGCATATCTGATGAGCTTTCAACAATGATGGATACGCTAGAAAAGTACCCAGAGCTTTCTGACGCTATTACCGATCCAAATAGGTCTTCGGAAGATAAGTCGCGACTGATTGACGAGCTTATTGGAGGTAAGGCGCATCCTGTTGTATTGCGCATTATGCACTATCTTGTAGGTACTTGGCATGGCGGCGCCGAAAGTGGCAAGACGGGCAGCTTTGGAGGCGCATGGTCTGGTTTTGAGCGCGAAGCAGGCGAAACTTTGGTTACGGTTACAACCGCTCAGCCTCTTACGGATAAGCAAATCAAGCGTTTGATTGAGATTTACAGCAACAAGTTGGGTCATCGTGCCTACATAAACCCAATTGTGGATCCAAACGTGCTTGGTGGTATGCGAATACGTATAGGCGATCAAGTAACAGACCGCACAATGTTGATGCAGCTTAAGCAGTTGCAGCGTTCTGCGCGAAATGGTGCTTGGACACAGGCAGTGAAATAA
- a CDS encoding F0F1 ATP synthase subunit B, whose protein sequence is MAYAAETNKLALFLPEPYDVIWSLVILVVLAAFFYKFVMPKFQAILDERAEKIEGGMSKAANVQREADELKSQMEEELAQAQADAAKTREQARAQASKIVDEARQRAEKDAAKIISEAQYSIEAQHKHAMSSLQGEVSVLAAALAGKILASKLDDDTVGSKIIDHVIDEVGDVKSSGQNR, encoded by the coding sequence ATGGCATATGCAGCCGAAACTAATAAACTGGCGTTGTTCTTGCCGGAGCCTTACGACGTTATATGGTCGCTGGTTATTTTAGTTGTTCTTGCAGCGTTTTTCTACAAGTTCGTTATGCCTAAATTCCAGGCAATTCTTGATGAGCGTGCAGAGAAAATCGAAGGCGGAATGTCTAAAGCAGCAAACGTGCAGCGTGAAGCTGATGAGTTAAAAAGCCAGATGGAAGAAGAACTCGCCCAAGCTCAAGCAGATGCTGCAAAGACTCGCGAACAGGCTCGTGCACAAGCTTCCAAGATTGTTGATGAAGCAAGACAGCGTGCTGAAAAGGACGCTGCGAAAATCATTAGCGAAGCTCAGTATTCCATTGAGGCTCAGCATAAGCATGCCATGTCCAGCCTCCAAGGAGAAGTATCGGTACTCGCTGCAGCATTAGCTGGAAAGATTCTTGCGTCTAAGCTAGATGACGATACTGTAGGCTCTAAAATCATTGATCATGTTATTGATGAAGTGGGAGACGTTAAGAGTTCGGGTCAAAACAGGTAG
- the atpE gene encoding ATP synthase F0 subunit C, producing the protein MNSIIALAGLTGNLSILGFAVATLSPAIGMAMVVSKAMESTARQPEVGNRIQLFMFIGLAFIEVLGLLGFVAYIMGS; encoded by the coding sequence ATGAATAGTATCATCGCTCTCGCAGGATTGACGGGCAACCTCAGCATTCTCGGCTTTGCCGTTGCTACTCTTTCCCCTGCTATCGGAATGGCAATGGTTGTATCCAAGGCTATGGAATCCACTGCACGCCAGCCAGAAGTCGGCAACCGTATTCAGTTGTTCATGTTTATTGGCTTGGCATTCATCGAGGTTCTGGGCTTGCTCGGATTCGTTGCCTACATTATGGGAAGCTGA
- the atpB gene encoding F0F1 ATP synthase subunit A, protein MSGAIEVLAKAAHINVAALLASAKPEMPSINDFLPPEILFQGTPFAMNRIVMVRLIMAVIVMIIFGIGATRAKVVPGRFQSVLEILMDFVRFNIVYEMIGEERGKRYVPMITTLFITIFFFNLCSVIPGLNMAATATITGPLVFALWVVCQYLITGIREKGFLTFFRESLFPAGVPWPIYFILTPLQLLELLIVRPLSLTIRLFANMIAGHLLVATCLVFTNFFVVDSSNKLLALGGALWLLGGILFTVFEIIVAGLQAFIFTVLASVYISESYPEKEEKSAVAIA, encoded by the coding sequence ATGAGTGGAGCTATCGAAGTTTTAGCGAAAGCTGCGCATATAAATGTTGCGGCGCTGCTAGCTTCAGCAAAGCCAGAGATGCCAAGCATTAATGACTTTTTGCCGCCAGAGATTTTATTCCAAGGCACACCTTTTGCCATGAATCGAATTGTTATGGTGCGTCTTATTATGGCCGTAATCGTTATGATTATTTTTGGCATTGGCGCAACCCGCGCAAAAGTGGTTCCAGGAAGATTCCAAAGCGTACTAGAAATTCTAATGGACTTTGTGCGATTCAACATTGTGTACGAAATGATTGGCGAAGAGCGCGGCAAGCGTTATGTGCCAATGATAACAACTCTTTTTATAACAATATTCTTCTTTAATCTTTGCTCAGTTATTCCAGGCTTAAATATGGCTGCAACAGCAACTATTACAGGGCCATTAGTGTTTGCTCTTTGGGTTGTATGCCAATACTTAATCACTGGAATTAGAGAAAAAGGATTCTTAACGTTCTTCCGCGAATCCTTGTTCCCAGCAGGCGTGCCATGGCCGATTTACTTTATTCTTACGCCATTGCAGCTGCTGGAATTGTTGATTGTGCGACCACTTTCGCTTACAATCCGTTTGTTTGCGAATATGATTGCTGGCCATTTGCTGGTGGCCACTTGCCTAGTATTCACCAACTTCTTTGTGGTGGATTCCAGCAATAAACTCCTTGCCTTAGGCGGTGCATTATGGCTGCTTGGTGGCATTCTGTTTACAGTATTCGAAATAATAGTCGCAGGCTTGCAGGCGTTTATTTTTACCGTTCTTGCATCTGTATATATTTCGGAAAGTTACCCTGAGAAAGAAGAAAAATCTGCTGTTGCTATTGCGTAA
- a CDS encoding helix-turn-helix domain-containing protein: protein MIMDLTLNQIVTMNIRMLLAGQRRTQNELAEVLDMTRPSVNMRLNEATPWRVPEIEKAAEFLKVEPTTLFVAGHGFEPWTSGL, encoded by the coding sequence ATGATAATGGATTTGACATTGAATCAGATTGTGACAATGAATATTCGTATGCTTTTGGCGGGTCAAAGACGTACGCAAAATGAATTGGCGGAAGTATTAGATATGACACGACCGTCGGTCAATATGAGATTAAATGAAGCCACTCCATGGCGTGTTCCGGAAATAGAAAAGGCCGCAGAATTCTTAAAAGTAGAACCTACGACCTTATTCGTAGCGGGGCATGGATTTGAACCATGGACCTCTGGGTTATGA
- a CDS encoding tyrosine-type recombinase/integrase: MLKIKRKLLPNSWETYVTHWLEYLEASGYTEDTIRCRYYKISRLARLLNQPPEDITGQQLVELFAHQDWKRETRKGYSSTIRSFYSYMIEEEIIDVNPTVKLPKIRKEYAIPHPCPDYIIRGALARVRGNKEYEAMLRLGAECGLRRSEIAQVSSSDIMMLNTHPQLLVHGKGRKERTVPIAPDLAQIIANKHGYMFPGRWTGHVEASYIAHHISQLLGNGYSTHSLRHRYATNAYESTHDLLLVSKLLGHASVETTQIYISLTFPDSSAITEAVRL, translated from the coding sequence ATGTTAAAAATCAAAAGAAAACTACTCCCTAATAGTTGGGAAACATATGTTACACATTGGCTGGAATATCTTGAAGCAAGTGGATATACAGAAGATACGATTAGATGCCGCTACTACAAAATCAGTCGGCTTGCACGCCTACTTAATCAGCCACCAGAAGATATTACAGGACAACAACTTGTTGAGCTTTTTGCACACCAAGACTGGAAACGAGAAACGCGCAAAGGTTATTCTTCAACAATACGCTCGTTTTACTCATACATGATTGAAGAAGAAATTATTGATGTCAATCCAACAGTAAAGTTACCTAAAATTCGTAAAGAATACGCAATACCTCATCCATGTCCTGATTACATCATTCGTGGTGCTTTAGCCCGAGTTAGAGGTAACAAGGAGTATGAAGCCATGCTCAGGCTCGGGGCAGAATGTGGATTACGACGTAGTGAGATAGCACAAGTATCTTCATCCGATATTATGATGCTTAATACTCATCCCCAGCTTCTTGTACACGGTAAAGGACGCAAAGAACGCACTGTCCCCATCGCGCCAGATCTCGCACAAATCATCGCCAACAAGCATGGATACATGTTTCCTGGCAGATGGACCGGTCACGTCGAAGCATCCTATATTGCGCATCACATCTCTCAGCTTCTTGGTAACGGATACTCCACACATAGTCTCAGACATCGATATGCCACTAATGCATATGAAAGTACACACGACCTTCTCTTAGTATCTAAACTCCTTGGCCACGCTAGTGTAGAAACCACTCAAATATATATCAGTCTCACATTCCCTGATAGCAGTGCCATTACAGAAGCTGTTCGCCTCTAA